The DNA segment GTCTAATTAATAACGAAAACAGCTCTAGTTAATAGGGCTGTTTTTTGATATACTAAATTGTGATAAAACAAACAAGAACGCAGGAGGAAAAAGATGTCCATTACGAATTTATTAAATATTAAATATCCCATTATCCAAGGGGCCATGGCGCAAATTGCCAAAGCTCCACTTGTTGCGGCTGTATCTAATGCAGGTGGTTTAGGAATTATCGCTTCTGGCGGAATGACTGCTGAAATGCTACGTGAGGAAATTAAAAAAACAAAAGCACTGACTGACAAACCTTTTGGTGTTAACTTAATGTTAATGATGACTAATATTGCAGAATTAACCGAAGTAATTATTAAAGAAAAAGTAGGCATTGTTACAACTGGAGCGGGGACGCCAAAAACGTTCATGCCAATTTGGAAAGAAGCTGGCATTATTGTGATTCCAGTAGTCCCTTCAGTTATGATTGCTAAACGCATGGAAAAAATGGGTGCAGATGCAGTGATTGCAGAAGGAACAGAAGCAGGCGGACATGTTGGTGAAACAACTACGATGGCGCTTTTACCTCAAATTGTCGATGCAGTAACAATCCCAGTCATTGGCGCAGGAGGAATTGCAGATGGCCGTGGAATTGTTGCAGCACTAGCTCTAGGTGCAAAAGGAGTCCAAATCGGCACACGCTTCTTAGCAACTGATGAATGTCCGGTACATCCAGATTTTAAAGCCGCAGTAATTAAAGCTTCCGACCGCGACACAATGGTTACCGGCCGAAAAACAGGCGCCCCAGTTCGCTCAATTAAAAATAAAATGATTAAAGAATATATCCGCTTAGAAGAAGAAAATGCCGATCGTGATACTTTAGAAGAACTAACTTTAGGCTCTTTACGAAAAGCAGTTCAAGAAGGAGATACAGAAAACGGTTCTGTAATGGCTGGTCAAATCGCTGGCTTAATTACAGAAATCAAACCTTGTAAAGCTGTTATGGAAGAGATGATGACAGAAGCGAAAGCGGTTATAGCTGGGTTGCAATTGTAACATTGTATAAATATAACGATCAAAGTAGATTTTTATAGTTAAAAAATATTTCTCTATCTAAGAGGTGACTGAATGAAACAAGTTATAAATGATACTTTATCGGTTTTTGGGATAGTATTTATTGTTTTGATTATAGCATCTTATTTTTTCCCAATTGGTGAAATCATCAATGATGCGCGGTCTTTTCTTATCTTCTTTTTCCTTGTGAGTATTTTAGGGAAATATCTATTGAACCAGAAAAGAGAAAAAAACAAACAATAAAATCACCATTAAAAAAGTTGTGTCAGAAATCTTACTGACACAACTTTTTATAGTATTAGTACAAAATCAATGTTCACTCAAAATTCAGTTGCCAAAACACGCCGAACTGATCCGTGACTTGCGCATAAGTCGATCCCCAGAATGCTACTTGAAGTTCCATTTCCACTTTTCCACTAGAACTTAAAGTTTCATAAGCATAGTTAATATCATTTTCAGATGCAAAATTAATCAGGATAGTCACACGATTGCCAATTGTAAATCCATCATACGGTGCATCAGTAATATAAATAAATTCTTCCCCATTTTTAGCTAAGCGACTATGCATCAACCGTTCACCAAAAATAGCATCACCATCAAAATTATTCATTTGTTTAAAGCGCTGGACGTTAGTAATATCGGCCTGAAAAACATCTGCATAAAACGTTAGAGCTTCTTGACCTTCACCATTAAAAACTAAATATGGCACTGCGAACGACATATTATCCTCTCCTTCGTACTTGATAGTTCTAGTATATGTCTAATTTACTTTTAAGTCATGCTTTTATAGAATGAGGATTTGTGAAGAAAGTAAATTACTTGCAAAAAAACGTGATATATTATACAATTACTTTAAGAAACTAGCAATATTTCAATAAATATTTTTTTGCAATAAAATAAAGTAAGTACTTGCTTTTGGGAGTAAGTGCGTAGGAGGTAGATGTATGCTTTGGGTAAAAGAGTCAGTCGAGCAACTTCTCAGCAAACTACACACAAATTTAGACACAGGGTTAACAAAAGAACAGGTTAAACAAAAACATACAGAGTTTGGAACGAATGAGTTTGAAGAAGGAAAGAAAGAAACACTTCTTCAAAAAATTGGTCACCATTTGATAGAAATCACAACGATTGTTTTACTTTTTGCAGCGGCAATTTCTGCTTATTTAGCCATTACAACTGGATATGGTTGGGCGAAAGTGGTTGTTATTTTAGGAATCGTAGTGTTAAATATGGTGCTAGGGATTTACCAGGAAAACAGTGCCGAGAAAGCACTCGCGGCTCTTCAAAGTATGAATGCACATTTAACGACAGTTGTTCGTGATGGGGTTCGGATGCAAGTAGATGCAGCAGAATTAGTGCCTGGAGATATTATTGAGATAGTTGCAGGCGATATGATTCCAGCAGATGCGCGTATTATTTCTAGCAGTAGTTTGCAAGTCGAGGAATCGGCACTTACAGGCGAAAGTGTTCCAGTTGAAAAAGATGCAAACGCGGTTGTTTCGGAAAAAGCACCGATTGGCGATAGGTTGAATATGCTTTACTCGGGCTGTCTTGTAACAAATGGTCGCGCTACAGCAGTTGTTGTAGAGATTGGAATGGAAACGGAGATGGGGAAAATTGCTGGGCTTTTAAACAGCACCTCTAAACTAATGACACCATTACAGCTGCGCCTAAAAGAATTAGCTAAACGACTTAGTATTGTAGCACTTTTAGCAGGTATTTTAATTTTTATCATTGATGTTTATGTGTATGGTGAAACGATTATTGAAACATTGATGATTGCGATTTCTCTCGCTGTAGCAGCGGTTCCTGAGACGTTACCGGTAATTGTAACATTAACACTTGCTTATGGGGTTCAAAATATGGTTCGTAAAAATACGATTATCCGCCGAATTCCTGCAGTAGAAACAATCGGAAATACTTCGGTTATTTGTTCAGATAAAACAGGAACATTAACACAAAATAAAATGATTATCCAACAAATTTGGGCAGCAAATCATACGCCAGTGAAAGCAACGACGGGGTTTGAGTCTGCAGAACAAAAAGTGTTAGAAATGCTTAGTCTTGCTAGTAACGCGACAATTGATATAACAGATGGCGAGGAAACCATTATTGGCGACCCAACCGAAAGCGCAATTATTCGTTTGCTAGAAGAAAAAGGAACAAATAAAAAAGCATTAGAAGCTAAATATCCTCGCGTGTTTGAACTTCCTTTTGACTCAGATAGAAAGCTCATGACGACGATTCATCAAGTAGAAGACGGATTTCTTTCTATTACAAAAGGTGCTTTTGACCGCATTCCAGTAAATTTTTCACCAGAGTTTTTAAAAGAGGCAGAGCAAGTGCATGATAGTTTTGCAGAAAAGGCATTACGGGTGTTAGTTGTTGCCTATAAAAAATATGCAGAAATGCCGACGGATTTGTCTAGTGAGGCACTTGAGACGGATTTAACTTTTGCGGGCATGGTGGGGATGATTGATCCTCCAAGGCCAGAAAGTAAAGCTGCTGTGTTAGCGGCGAAAAAAGCGGGTATTAAGACTGTAATGATTACTGGTGACCATATTGTAACGGCATCGGCAATCGCAAAAGAAATTGGAATTTTAACAGATGAGGATAAGGCAATTACTGGAGCAGAACTTGCCGAAATGTCAGAAGAAGATTTAGAGAAAAACATTAGAGATTATGCGGTATATGCTCGCGTTAGTCCAGAAGATAAAATTAGAATTGTCAAAGCTTGGCAGAAAAATGGTGAGATTGTTACGATGACAGGAGACGGTGTGAATGATGCACCGGCCTTAAAAGCAGCAGATGTAGGCTCAGCGATGGGAATCACAGGAACAGATGTATCTAAAAATGCTGCAGATATGGTTATAACAGATGATAATTTTGCAACGATTGTAGATGCTGTCAAAGAAGGACGTACAGCCTATGAGAATATTCGCAAAACGATTTACTTTTTATTAAGTACTAACTTTTCACAAATATTTATTATGCTGATTGCGATTATTCTTGGTTGGGGTGCTCCGGTTGTCGCTGTTCAGTTGCTATTAATTAACGTGGTATCTGACGGAATTCCGGGCTTCTTCCTGAGTCGTGAAAAAGCTGATGATTCAATTATGGAGCGGAAGCCAATTCCGAAAAATGCTGGTATTTTTGCCAATGGACTTGGTAAGAAAATGGCAACACAAGCTGTTGTTTTCACTGTTGTCACGTTAGCTGGATTTTATATTGGCCAGTTTGTAACGATAAATCAGTCGATTGGTGCAAGTTATGAAGTAGGTATGACAATGGCATTTGTAATTCTAGCTTGGTCATCAGTCGCACACATTTTCAACGTACGAAGCGATAAGTCGATTTTCACTATTGGATTTTTATCAAACCGTGGCTTATTCTTTAGCGCGATTTGTTCGATGTTGATTATTCTAGGACTTGCGATTATTCCACCGCTTGCAAACATGTTCTTCTTAGTAGAGATGAGTTTAACACACTGGATTGTGGCATTTATTCTCTCGATGTTCCCACTCCTATTCGTGGAAATTCAAAAGCTTATTCAGCGAAAAAAAGCATAAAGGAGGGCAACTATATGAACGAGACTCAAAAATTGGTAGCCGCATCTTTAGAACGTAACTTTGGAAAAGATATTGGCACACGTTATGTAGGAAATGAAAAAGCGCAACTACGCGCTGAAGAAGTAATTGAGGAAATTGCAATTGTTATCGCACCACTTGTGGAACAACTAGGAATCGAGAGTAAAACCGTGAAAAAAACGATTCCCTTTTTATATGAACTTCAAAAAAATCAATTTTGTGATATGAGTGCTTATCCGTATCCGCTTCTTCTAGTCAATGGAACGAGCGCAGATACAGAGAAATATTGGCGTGATTTACCAACCTACTGGACAGATGATGCAAATAAAATTGTTCTACCATATGTTTTAGAACATATGAAAAATAATAAAGTACGTCAAAAACTGTTGGCTTTCCACGCATGGCTTTTAGGGGAAGTAGCTGAAATGAACGAAGAGCTAGGTGCAGCTTTTCGTGTGAAATTGGTATTTGAATCTGATATGCGTATTCGTTTACGGGTTTATGAAGTAGAACAAATTGCAGTAGAGGTTCATTTTTTAGATAATCATGATACAGAACAACAACATTTAGGCTATGACGTCAGTTTGGACGCAGAACTAGAAGTAAAAGCCAGATTATTACTTCGCCAAGGGATTTTAACAGAAAATTTAGGATTAGAAGCACTAAAAGCTTATATTAAATCCGTTTTACCGATTGCGCATAACTTGGAAACTCTAAAGCAACTAACAGGAGAAGAGACGAAAAAACTCACTAAATTATTAATGCAAGAGGAACCAAAAATTATGGAAGACACAGATTTAACTAGCAAAGCATTAGATTTCTTACAAAAATTAGCTCCAAAGAAATAAGAATAAAATGCTATTTGGAGAAAATTATTCCTAAATAGCATTTTATTTTTGCAAGTGAGATTGAAAGAATAGTAAAATGATACAATGAAATGAGAAATGAGGATGTAAAAATTGATTCGACAAGCCAAAAAATCAGACGCGCCTAAAATTGCGCCACTGTTACTCGTAATATGGAAAGATATGGAATTACCAATTTTAGAAGTAGAAACAGAAGAAGCGATTACTAATGCGTTAGTAGAAGCGATTCAAACAGAAGATTATCGATATAGCTACAGACATCTTCATGTGTTTGAAAAAGATGGCGATATTGCCGGTGTTTTAGCTGGCTATCCAGGGAAGATCGAACCTGATATCGACCATGCTTGGAACGCGATTGCGAAAAAACATGGGATTACTTACGATGCACCAATTTTTGTTGATAAAGAAACATTTCCGGGTGAATGGTATTTAGATTCTATTGTCACAAACGAAAAATATCGCGGCCACGGGGTTGGAACAGCTTTACTGGCTAAATTAACAGAAATTGCTGCCAAAGATGGCGAAAAAGTAGTTGGTTTAAATTGTGACAAAGGAAACCCACATGCAAAACGTTTATATGAACGATTAGGATTTCACGTGACTGGGGAAATCACGCTTAGTGGTCACAACTACGAACACATGCAAAAATAAGAAATGAGGCAAACCAATGAAAAAAATAATTTTCACTATAATGCTTAGTTTGATATTAGTTCTTGCAGGTTGCGCGGATGTCACTAACACCGTGAAAGTAGATAAAAAAGGGGAAGCAACGATCTCGTTCGATGTCGATATTTCGACTGTCGCTGGAATTTTTGCATCAGGCTATTCAAATGAACTGGAAGCAAAACTAAAAGAAGCTGGATTTACAGTAGATAAAAAATCAAATACAAGCTATCATATCGAAAAGAGACTAGATAAAAATGAAACGACAAAAAGCAATATGAAACCAGAAGATTATGGTGTGAAAATTACGAATACCAAAAGTTTCTTCACACAGAAAATCAAAGTGGATGCAGATATTGACATCGAAAAAATTTGGAAAAAAGAAGTGGCGGATGTCGCATTTCCAAAAGAAGTACTAAGTCAGATTGATTATACGTTTATCTTAGATTTGCCGGTTTCGACAATTGGAGATAATAATGCCAAAAGCGTTGATGGTGGAAAGCTAACTTGGGATGTGCCACTTGATAAAAAATCTGAAATGTATTTTGAAGTCACTGTGCCGAACGTGAAAAATATTGCGATTGTTGGTGGAATCTTAGTTATAGCAATCATTGGTTTGGTTATTTATCTTATTAGAAAACACCGGAAAAAGAAAAAATGACTATAATAAAAAAGAGTGAATCAGTTAGCTAAGCTGATTCACTCTTTTGTTTACTTCTTGCTCTAACTCTTCATAACAAGCTAATTTTTTCTCGATTTTCTTAAATGCTCGATCTAACTCTGCTTGCCGACGATACATGTCTGCTTGATGTTCTTTAAGTACCGCAATACGTTCTGTTACCGTTTTGTCCCCGCATTTCGTTAGTTCTACAATTTCCTTTTGTTTAGCTAGGGGCATGCCAGTGACGCGTAAACAAGTGAGCAATTCGAGCCAGTGCAAAGCATCATTATCAAAAATCCGATTATTATTTTTGTCACGCGCTAGAAAAGGAATTAACCCTTCTCGTTCATAATAACGAATTGTATAGGCGCTTAAACCCGTATGCGCGGAAGCTTCTTTGATAGTTTGGTGCACTATAATCACCCCTTTTTTCTTAATCATAGCATCTTGAAAATCGAAAAGCCAAATGTTTGCCTTCGAGTGCACTCTAAGGTGTATAGTAAACGTGTTATTACTTTTAGGAGGCGGATAAATTGAACTTAAAAGATACAGTAAAACTTGCAAATGGTGTTGAAATGCCCCGTTTAGGATTTGGCGTATGGAAAGTGAAAGACGGCGACGAAGCAGTAAATTCTGTTAAATGGGCAATCGAAGCTGGTTATATTAGCATTGATACAGCAGCTGCATACAAAAATGAAGAAGGCGTTGGTCAAGCTATTAAAGAGTCCGGCGTTAAAAGAGAAGACTTGTTTGTAACAACGAAACTTTGGAATGCAGAACAAGGTTATGAATCCACATTAGCTGCATTTGATGAAAGTTTACGTAAATTAGAACTTGATTATGTAGACTTATATTTGATTCACTGGCCAGTAGAAGGTAAATTCAAAGACACTTGGCGCGCTTTTGAAAAATTATATAAAGATAAACGCGTTCGCGCAATTGGCGTTTGTAACTTCCACGAACATCATTTAAAAGAATTAATGGAAGATGCAGAAATCGCTCCAATGGTTAACCAAATTGAATTACATCCACAATTAACACAAGAACCATTACGTAAATTCTGTGCGGAAAACAATATTGTAGTGGAAGCTTGGTCCCCACTTGGTAACGGTAAACTTCTTGCTAACCCTGAAATTAAAGCAATTGCTGATGCACATGGTAAATCAGTTGCACAAGTTATTCTTCGTTGGGACTTACAAATTGGTGTCGTAACGATTCCAAAATCGGTCCACCAAGAACGTATTATCCAAAACGCGGATATTTTCGATTTCGAATTAACAGAAGAAGAAGTAGCAAAAATCAGCGGATTAAATAAAGACGAAAGAACTGGCCCAGATCCAGATAATTTCAATTTCTAAAATAAAAAAGTTGAGATCCCTTCCAACGTTTCATATTGGAAGGGATTTTTGCTATGCTTTTATGCTACAATAAATGAAAAAAAGAGGTTAACATGGAACCTAAAAAAATTATTGAAAACCGCTTTTTTAATCAAAAATTAGCAGAATCAGCATGGGTAGCTTCCCCCGAAGAAGTGGTATTTCATTTTGGCGCAATGCAGTCTCAAAATTACTCGCAATCGTTGTGGGCTGTTGGGAGTAGGTTAATTACCCCAAGCGAGCTAGCTGTTAAAAAAGCAATTGATAATGGTGAAATTATCCGAACGTGGCTTTTACGAGGAACGATTCACCTTTTTTCTGCACGTGATTATCACTGGATGATGGATTTAATTGCACCTACCATAGATAAAATTTGTAGACCACACCGAAAAAAATTAGGTTTAACAGAAGAAATTCTTAGTAAAGCTTCTGAAGTTGTAGAAACCTTCGTTGCAAAAGAAGTAGTGACTAGAAAAGAGTTAGCAAACCATTTAGCTGAAAACAATTTACCAAATGCAGGTATCCCGTTTGCGCAATTATTGGTTTATTTAAGCTCACGGAAAATTATTTGTTCAGGACCAAATGAAACTTTTAGAAATATAGAGCTTATACCTAAACAAACGCATATTTTTACGAGAGAAGAAGCTGTACAAGAATTAGCTAAGCGCTATCTTCAAAGTCATGCACCAGCCACTTTAAAAGACTTTTGCTTTTGGTCTGGTTTAACTGTGACTGATGCAAAAATGGCTTTGGCTAACTTTACTAAAGAAGATGAATTCTATTTAAATGAATTGACTAAAAATGTCATTTCCACTCGTCAAATCCCTCTTGCGGGTTTTGACGAGTGGATTATCGGATACAAGGATCGCTCTATTGTTTTGTCTGAAGCGTGGCAGGATGAAATCATTACTAAAAATGGTATTTTTCGACCAGCGATTATTTCAGATGGTCAAGTTGTGGGTAAATGGGAAAAACCTAAAAAACAAATAGAACTACAAGGAGAATACTGGGATCGTTACATCCAGTTTCGGAATATGCTATAGTCAAGTATGCAGAGAAATTTTAATTTGAGGTGATTATGCAATGCAATCTTTTGATAAATTTTATAAAAAAACACTAGAAGAACGTCAAGTAATTTTGGCAGAATATGCTAATCTAAATGAGGAGGAACAAGCCTTTTTAGCTTCTACGGGGGCACTTTCGTTTGATAAAGCAAACCATATGATTGAAAATACAGTCGGAATTTATTCGCTTCCTTTAGGCTTAGGGATGAATATGCTTTTAAATGATAAAAAATATATCGTACCAATGGCGATGGAAGAGCCTTCTGTTGTTGCTGCTCAAAGTTCAGGCGCTAAACTAATCGCTCAAAATGGCGGAATTACAAGTACTGCAACTGACAGAAAAATGATTGGACAAATCGAACTAATTACCGTGCCAGATGTGGAAGCTGCAGAAGAAAAAGTCATTGCTAATCGAGAGAAACTTATTGCCATTGCCAATAATGCCCATCCATCTTTACTAAAACGAGGCGGGGGAGCTGTAGACTTACAAGTACGTACTACCAAAACCGCGAGTGGTGAAACTTTATTTATCATTCATTTACTTGTAGATACGCAAGAAGCAATGGGCGCCAACATGGTAAACACAATGGTCGAAACATTAGCCCCGGAGCTAGAAATACTGACTGGCGGGGTAGCAAATATGCGAATATTATCCAATTTGGTAGATGATGCGACTGCCACAGCCACCTGCCGCTTGTCCCCTGAAAGCTTATCGACAAAAACGCAAAGTGGCGAATGGGTACGTGATCGAATTATTGCAGCTTATGAATTTGCAGATGCAGATATTTACCGTGCAGCAACTCATAACAAAGGAATTATGAATGGGATAGATGCCGTAATTATGGCTTTTGGAAATGATTGGCGTGCAGTGGAAGCAGCAAGCCATGCCTATACTGCCCGGACAGGAAGCTATAAGCCCATGTCTAAATGGTCAAAAGATGCGGATGGGTACTTGATTGGGGAATTAACTTTACCGATGCCAGTTGCCTTTGTTGGCGGTTCTATAGCGATTCATCCAATTGCCACTCTCTCAAAAAAAATCGCGCGAGTAGAATCAGCGAAAGAACTGGCTATGTTGGTATGCGCAGTGGGCTTAACGCAAAATTTAGCCGCTTTAAAGGCGCTCGTTACGGAAGGCATCCAGCGTGGACATATGTCACTACAAGCAAAATCTCTCGCAATGACAGCGGGTGCAGAAGCAAATGAAATCGAACAAGTTGCCCAATTTTTACAAGAAACGAAACAATTGAATGTGATGGCAGCTAAGAAATATATTGCTGAATTACGAACAAAATAAAGCGAATATCAGGTGAGGAGCGGGATTTTATATATCGTTATTGTTTTGTTGGCCATACAAATAATATTGCAGGATTAGCACTTAGACTGAATGAATAGAAATTATCCAAAAGAAACTAGCAGGAACAACGTAGCTAGTTTCTTTTTTTGTTAAAAATCTACACTTTTATTAGTCCTTGTGAAGCATTGAGTATAAGCGAATAGTGGTGTAGAATAAGAATGATTATAAAACTAGAATGACTGGAAGTGTTTAGTCTTATGCGAAATAGAAAAACGATGGATGGAAACACTGCCGCAGCCAATATTTCTTACGCATTTACAGAAGTTGCAGCAATCTATCCAATTACCCCTTCCTCCACTATGGCTGAACTCGTGGATGAATGGTCATCAAAAAACAAGAAAAATTTATTTAATGAACCCGTAAAAGTAGTGGAAATGCAATCAGAAGCAGGAGCAGCAGGGACAGTTCATGGATCACTTCAAGCAGGAGCCTTAACGAGCACATACACAGCGAGTCAAGGTTTACTTTTAATGATTCCGAATATGTACAAAATTGCTGGAGAATTATTGCCCACAGTTTTTCATGTATCTGCAAGAACAATTTCGGCGGCCTCGCTTAATATTTTCGGCGACCATAGTGATGTGATGGCAGCGCGTCAAACTGGATTTGCGATGCTCGCAGAAGGTTCTGTGCAAGAAGTAATGGACTTATCCGCCGTAGCTCATCTGGCATCGCTGAAAGGAAGCTTGCCATTTTTAAACTTTTTTGATGGATTCCGGACAAGTCACGAATTACAAAAAATCGAAGTGCTTGAATATGAGGAATTAGAAAGTTTGCTTGACAAAGAGGCCTTACAACAATTCAGAAATCGCGCAATGACGCCTAATAATCCGAAAACATTAGGCTCGAACCAGAACCCGGATATCTTTTTTCAACAAAGGGAAACAGTGAATCGTTATTACGAGGAAATTCCAAATATCGTTCAGAACTATATGCAAGAAATTAATCAGCTACGTGGCACAGATTATGACTTAGTAAATTATTATGGTGCGGAAGATGCAACAGATGTCGTTGTAGCGATGGGGTCTGTAACGCCGGTCATTGAGCAAGTTATTGATTATTTAACAACCCAAGGCAAGAAAGTTGGACTGCTCAATATTCGTTTATATCGTCCTTTCCCAGCTGACAACTTTTTAGCGAAACTTCCGAAAACAGTAGAACGTGTGGCTGTTTTAGACCGAACAAAAGAACCAGGTTCAGGTGGGGAGCCACTTTTACTCGATGTACAAAGTGTGCTTTATGATAGTGAGACGCGACCTCTCGTTATTGGCGGTAGATATGGCTTAGGTTCAAAAGATGTGACACCAGACCAGATTCTCGGTGTTTATTCGCACCTAATGACAGAAAAACCAAAACCTCGTTTCACCATTGGTATTACAGATGATATTACGAATCTCTCCATTGAAAATAGGGGACCAAGTGATTTAACGTCAGAAAAAACGTTCCAATGTAAATTCTGGGGCTTTGGCTCGGACGGTACGGTAGGCGCTAATAAAGCCGCCATTAAGATTATTGGTGATAATACAGATTTATATGCGCAAGGTTACTTTTCCTATGATTCGAAAAAATCGGGGGGACTAACCGTTTCGCATCTACGCTTTGGAGAAAAAAGAATTCGTTCTGCTTATTTAATCCAACAGGCGGATTTTGTTTCTTGCTCAACCTCGGCCTATTTACGTTCGTATGATTTATTAAAAGGCTTAAAACCGGGCGGAACATTTTTACTTAATACAATTTGGGAAGGCAAGCAGTTAGAACGCCATTTACCAGCAGCAATGCGTGCATATATTGCAAAAAACGATATTCAATTTTATACATTAAATGCGATGAAAATTGCTGGGGAAGCTGGACTGGGCAGAAGAATTAATACTGTCATGCAAACAGCCTTTTTCCAAGTGACTGATATCTTACCGTTTGAAAAAGCTCTCGCTGACTTAAAAGAATCGGCTATCGCGACTTACGGAAAAAAAGATATGGCCGTTGCGGAAAAAAATATCCTCGCGATGGATCAAACAGTCGCTCATTTGCATAAAGTAGAAGTGCCT comes from the Listeria welshimeri serovar 6b str. SLCC5334 genome and includes:
- a CDS encoding hydroxymethylglutaryl-CoA reductase, degradative encodes the protein MQSFDKFYKKTLEERQVILAEYANLNEEEQAFLASTGALSFDKANHMIENTVGIYSLPLGLGMNMLLNDKKYIVPMAMEEPSVVAAQSSGAKLIAQNGGITSTATDRKMIGQIELITVPDVEAAEEKVIANREKLIAIANNAHPSLLKRGGGAVDLQVRTTKTASGETLFIIHLLVDTQEAMGANMVNTMVETLAPELEILTGGVANMRILSNLVDDATATATCRLSPESLSTKTQSGEWVRDRIIAAYEFADADIYRAATHNKGIMNGIDAVIMAFGNDWRAVEAASHAYTARTGSYKPMSKWSKDADGYLIGELTLPMPVAFVGGSIAIHPIATLSKKIARVESAKELAMLVCAVGLTQNLAALKALVTEGIQRGHMSLQAKSLAMTAGAEANEIEQVAQFLQETKQLNVMAAKKYIAELRTK
- the nifJ gene encoding pyruvate:ferredoxin (flavodoxin) oxidoreductase, which translates into the protein MRNRKTMDGNTAAANISYAFTEVAAIYPITPSSTMAELVDEWSSKNKKNLFNEPVKVVEMQSEAGAAGTVHGSLQAGALTSTYTASQGLLLMIPNMYKIAGELLPTVFHVSARTISAASLNIFGDHSDVMAARQTGFAMLAEGSVQEVMDLSAVAHLASLKGSLPFLNFFDGFRTSHELQKIEVLEYEELESLLDKEALQQFRNRAMTPNNPKTLGSNQNPDIFFQQRETVNRYYEEIPNIVQNYMQEINQLRGTDYDLVNYYGAEDATDVVVAMGSVTPVIEQVIDYLTTQGKKVGLLNIRLYRPFPADNFLAKLPKTVERVAVLDRTKEPGSGGEPLLLDVQSVLYDSETRPLVIGGRYGLGSKDVTPDQILGVYSHLMTEKPKPRFTIGITDDITNLSIENRGPSDLTSEKTFQCKFWGFGSDGTVGANKAAIKIIGDNTDLYAQGYFSYDSKKSGGLTVSHLRFGEKRIRSAYLIQQADFVSCSTSAYLRSYDLLKGLKPGGTFLLNTIWEGKQLERHLPAAMRAYIAKNDIQFYTLNAMKIAGEAGLGRRINTVMQTAFFQVTDILPFEKALADLKESAIATYGKKDMAVAEKNILAMDQTVAHLHKVEVPESWANQELKVEINPTTEKPAYVKNILEPVNRLEGDNLTVGDLISNGMVSGAYPPGTAAYEKRGIALEVPEWISENCTMCNECAFVCPHAAIRPILTNEEEMESAPEGFMTREMRGKDGLRYRIQVSPMDCTGCNLCAETCPAKEKALVMKPFEEVAEKENPNWSFAINVKPKKNPTKKNTVPGSQFEQPLLEFSGACAGCGETPYVKLLTQMFGDRMMIANATGCSSIWGASAPATPYTVNDKGHGPAWGNSLLEDNAEYGYGMYLANQTMRKALNNKVTKALKEETMSLALHEALVDWQTQMDVSEDTRGRAETLQLALLSEMEGNPTLESIYNDRELFIKRSQWMLGGDGWAYDIGFGGIDHVLASGEDVNIFVMDNEVYSNTGGQSSKATPTAAIAKFASGGKSVGKKDLGIMAMSYGNIYVAQIAMGANKRQTLKAIEEAEAYPGPSLIIAYTPCINHGISSGMKTMLSETQKAVECGYWSLYRYNPALEEKGKNPMIMDYKKVDFDQFEDFLKRETRYSALYKANPEVATKLSEKTRLDAEKRFNRYATMAGLDLEKITKKKETTKEDKMEKPVDDERAARKAAREARRLAREQSE